In Elephas maximus indicus isolate mEleMax1 chromosome 4, mEleMax1 primary haplotype, whole genome shotgun sequence, a genomic segment contains:
- the MYL6B gene encoding myosin light chain 6B has protein sequence MPPKKDVPVKKPAGPSPPKPAAKPASEAPPAKAKAEPAASPAPEKPQEPPIDLSKVVIEFNKDQLEEFKEAFELFDRVGDGKILYSQCGDVIRALGHNPTNAEVLRILGNPKSDELKSRRVDFETFLPMLQTAAKKRDQGSSYQDYLEGLRVLDKEGNGKVMGAELRQVLTTLGEKLTEEEVEAILAGHEDINGCINYEAFLKHILSV, from the exons ATGCCTCCCAAGAAGGATGTTCCCGTGAAGAAACCAGCAGGGCCTTCTCCCCCAAAGCCTGCTGCCAAGCCAGCATCAGAGGCCCCTCCAGCCAAGGCCAAGGCTGAGCCAGCTGCCTCCCCGGCCCCTGAAAAACCCCAGGAGCCCCCCATCGATCTCTCCAAAGTGGTG atcgAGTTTAACAAGGACCAGCTGGAGG AGTTCAAGGAGGCCTTCGAGCTGTTTGACCGAGTTGGTGATGGTAAGATCCTGTACAGCCAGTGTGGGGACGTGATAAGGGCCCTGGGCCACAACCCCACCAACGCCGAGGTGCTCAGGATCCTGGGAAACCCCAAAAGTGATG AGCTGAAGTCCCGGCGTGTAGACTTTGAGACTTTCCTGCCCATGCTCCAGACAGCGGCCAAGAAACGGGACCAAGGCTCTTCTTACCAGGACTATTTGGAGGGGCTTCGGGTGTTGGACAAGGAGGGGAATGGCAAAGTCATGGGAGCAGAGCTCAGACAGGTCCTCACCACCCTGG GAGAGAAGCTGACTGAAGAGGAGGTGGAGGCTATTCTGGCAGGACACGAGGACATCAATGGCTGCATCAACTATGAGG CCTTCCTGAAGCACATCCTAAGCGTCTGA
- the MYL6 gene encoding myosin light polypeptide 6 isoform X2, protein MCDFTEDQTAEFKEAFQLFDRTGDGKILYSQCGDVMRALGQNPTNAEVLKVLGNPKSDEMNVKVLDFEHFLPMLQTVAKNKDQGTYEDYVEGLRVFDKEGNGTVMGAEIRHVLVTLGEKMTEEEVEMLVAGHEDSNGCINYEELVRMVLNG, encoded by the exons ATG TGTGACTTCACTGAGGACCAGACCGCAG AGTTTAAGGAGGCCTTCCAGCTGTTTGACCGAACGGGTGATGGCAAGATCCTGTACAGCCAGTGTGGGGACGTGATGAGGGCCCTGGGCCAGAACCCCACCAACGCCGAGGTGCTCAAGGTCCTGGGGAACCCCAAAAGTGATG AGATGAATGTGAAGGTGCTGGATTTTGAGCACTTCCTGCCCATGCTGCAGACTGTGGCCAAGAACAAGGACCAGGGCACATATGAAGACTATGTCGAAGGCCTTCGGGTGTTTGACAAGGAAGGGAATGGCACTGTTATGGGTGCTGAAATCCGGCATGTCCTTGTCACACTGG GTGAGAAGATGACAGAAGAAGAAGTAGAGATGCTGGTGGCAGGGCATGAGGACAGCAATGGTTGTATCAACTATGAAG AGCTCGTCCGTATGGTGCTGAATGGCTGA
- the MYL6 gene encoding myosin light polypeptide 6 isoform X1, with protein sequence MCDFTEDQTAEFKEAFQLFDRTGDGKILYSQCGDVMRALGQNPTNAEVLKVLGNPKSDEMNVKVLDFEHFLPMLQTVAKNKDQGTYEDYVEGLRVFDKEGNGTVMGAEIRHVLVTLGEKMTEEEVEMLVAGHEDSNGCINYEAFVRHILSG encoded by the exons ATG TGTGACTTCACTGAGGACCAGACCGCAG AGTTTAAGGAGGCCTTCCAGCTGTTTGACCGAACGGGTGATGGCAAGATCCTGTACAGCCAGTGTGGGGACGTGATGAGGGCCCTGGGCCAGAACCCCACCAACGCCGAGGTGCTCAAGGTCCTGGGGAACCCCAAAAGTGATG AGATGAATGTGAAGGTGCTGGATTTTGAGCACTTCCTGCCCATGCTGCAGACTGTGGCCAAGAACAAGGACCAGGGCACATATGAAGACTATGTCGAAGGCCTTCGGGTGTTTGACAAGGAAGGGAATGGCACTGTTATGGGTGCTGAAATCCGGCATGTCCTTGTCACACTGG GTGAGAAGATGACAGAAGAAGAAGTAGAGATGCTGGTGGCAGGGCATGAGGACAGCAATGGTTGTATCAACTATGAAG CGTTTGTGAGGCATATCCTGTCGGGGTGA